The Caldalkalibacillus thermarum genome window below encodes:
- the frr gene encoding ribosome recycling factor, with protein MVNEVIQNARERMDKAVNQLKTELASLRAGRATPALLDKVYVDYYGTQTPVNQLANISAPEPRLLTIQPWDKSALDAIEKAILKSELGLTPNNDGNIIRITIPALTEERRQELVKMVKKYGEDAKVAIRNIRRDANESIKKIEKEGGISEDESRRYQDTVQKATDEYIAQVDRIIAKKEKEIMEV; from the coding sequence ATGGTAAATGAGGTCATACAAAATGCACGGGAGCGAATGGATAAAGCGGTCAACCAATTGAAAACAGAATTGGCCAGTTTGCGGGCCGGCCGGGCAACACCTGCTTTGTTGGATAAGGTTTATGTTGACTATTACGGCACCCAAACACCTGTTAATCAACTGGCCAATATTAGTGCACCTGAACCTCGTCTGTTGACCATCCAGCCTTGGGACAAAAGCGCGTTGGATGCCATTGAAAAAGCGATTTTAAAGTCCGAGTTAGGATTGACGCCTAATAATGATGGTAACATTATCCGTATTACAATTCCCGCTTTGACTGAAGAAAGACGTCAAGAATTGGTTAAAATGGTTAAAAAATATGGTGAAGATGCCAAGGTTGCCATCCGCAATATTCGCCGGGATGCCAATGAATCCATCAAGAAAATTGAAAAAGAGGGCGGAATTTCCGAAGACGAATCACGTCGTTACCAGGACACGGTGCAAAAGGCCACTGATGAGTACATTGCCCAGGTCGATCGAATTATTGC